A window of the Thermococcus sp. M39 genome harbors these coding sequences:
- a CDS encoding DMT family transporter — protein sequence MKRALALSEALLVTFLWSTSYVLIKLGLKELNPITFAAYRYLLGSAVLMLFAFQLYGIQEVRVTSKQVLWFIFLGFTGYFIAQGLQFVGLYYLPAITVTFILNLTPIFVVILSTIFLREAPSFIQLLGIIFVLLGVRVFFTGSTLIFNEALGIVVTLISGIGWAMYMVLMRHYLRKNQESVIALTAWSMTLGSLMLFGATVLSGNLTMPSPRGWAIILFLSVVNTALAFVLWNHALKTLKAYEQSILQNTMLIQITLLAYVFLKETLTLYKILGMSMVFCDVLLVQVYPALRERKIRHLSIRG from the coding sequence ATGAAAAGAGCACTTGCATTATCTGAAGCTTTATTAGTTACATTTTTGTGGTCAACCTCTTACGTCCTCATTAAGCTTGGTCTCAAAGAGCTTAATCCAATAACCTTTGCTGCTTATAGATACCTCTTAGGTTCTGCTGTTTTAATGCTCTTTGCATTTCAGTTATATGGGATTCAGGAAGTTAGAGTTACTTCAAAACAGGTTTTGTGGTTTATTTTTCTTGGATTTACAGGTTACTTTATAGCTCAAGGATTGCAGTTTGTAGGATTATATTATCTACCCGCTATTACTGTAACGTTTATCCTCAACTTAACACCAATCTTTGTCGTTATTCTAAGCACCATCTTTCTCAGGGAAGCTCCCTCATTTATTCAGCTGTTGGGGATAATTTTTGTGCTGCTCGGAGTCAGGGTGTTCTTTACTGGCAGTACACTAATTTTTAATGAGGCATTGGGCATTGTTGTAACCCTTATTTCGGGGATTGGATGGGCTATGTACATGGTTCTTATGAGGCACTATCTTAGAAAGAATCAGGAAAGTGTAATCGCATTAACTGCGTGGTCCATGACATTAGGGTCTCTAATGCTCTTTGGAGCAACTGTTTTGAGTGGAAATCTCACTATGCCCTCTCCCAGGGGATGGGCTATAATACTATTTTTAAGCGTTGTAAATACCGCATTGGCTTTTGTCCTCTGGAACCACGCTTTAAAGACCCTCAAAGCCTATGAGCAATCAATACTCCAGAACACGATGCTAATACAGATAACGCTGTTAGCCTATGTCTTCTTAAAAGAAACACTCACTCTATACAAGATCTTAGGGATGTCTATGGTCTTTTGTGATGTTTTATTGGTGCAAGTATATCCCGCCCTTAGGGAAAGGAAAATTAGACATTTAAGCATAAGAGGATAA
- a CDS encoding class II glutamine amidotransferase, producing the protein MCRILFAVGEGKRVRPLLEALLKSSEHDPYKLARNKGSQHRDGWGYVLLKDDYVEHYRSESAIFEDRRKVNEVIEKLDGFVVFLAHTRAASQGEKNLFNVQPFAFSTKRGFIFWTMHNGDLDKDKLIEMGELNPMELKGASDSYTMGVYLCRFLEGLEKEHLLKRFREIKTAAKSLLNTATLLMNSEKEVRAFITAYMSDLYASNTLNYYYGRLLYFEGADIFAVVSSTFEQYSYIPFEEVENRTAFYVRIYPSEKKFEVEEIGF; encoded by the coding sequence ATGTGCAGAATACTGTTTGCTGTAGGTGAGGGAAAGAGAGTCAGGCCCCTTCTTGAGGCATTGCTTAAATCTTCAGAGCATGATCCCTATAAGCTTGCCCGAAATAAAGGAAGTCAGCACAGGGATGGCTGGGGTTATGTTCTGTTGAAGGATGACTATGTAGAACACTATAGGAGCGAAAGTGCAATTTTTGAAGATAGAAGAAAAGTTAATGAGGTTATAGAAAAGCTCGATGGTTTTGTTGTGTTCTTAGCTCATACAAGGGCAGCGAGTCAAGGGGAGAAAAATCTCTTCAACGTTCAGCCATTTGCGTTTTCAACAAAAAGAGGCTTCATATTTTGGACTATGCATAATGGAGATTTGGATAAGGATAAGCTAATTGAAATGGGAGAACTTAACCCAATGGAGTTAAAAGGTGCATCAGACAGTTATACAATGGGCGTTTATCTCTGTCGCTTTTTGGAAGGCCTTGAAAAAGAACACCTTCTGAAAAGGTTTAGAGAAATCAAGACAGCTGCAAAATCTCTCCTGAACACTGCAACCCTTCTTATGAACAGCGAAAAGGAAGTTAGGGCATTTATAACTGCATACATGAGTGACCTTTATGCATCAAACACTTTGAACTATTACTACGGCCGTCTACTCTATTTTGAGGGTGCAGATATCTTTGCAGTTGTATCTTCAACTTTTGAGCAGTACTCGTACATTCCCTTTGAAGAAGTCGAGAACAGAACAGCATTTTATGTCAGAATTTATCCAAGTGAGAAAAAATTCGAAGTTGAAGAAATTGGGTTTTAA
- a CDS encoding beta-ribofuranosylaminobenzene 5'-phosphate synthase family protein, which yields MIIKTPKRLHLGLIDPSGSLGRRFGSLGVALEEGYEIKLMPHEKLEIRAEGEDKETIKFVIGRMNKHFSTGFNYLVEVRRTIPRHVGFGSTTQLSLAVGVGIAKLNNINARIEELAEIFGRGKNSGAGIYTFKYGGFVIDGGVKEGIPPLILREEFPENWAFLLVIPQVKRGFDEEEEKPIMASIRGKPEIAKEISHRILLGLLPALKERDIKTFGKHLSEIQRLVGKHFEDYQGGEFREDVKLILEFLRENTYGYGQSSWGPTVYGLIRKSEYSMLKAKLHDFLKDHGIKAKIELGTPRNKGAEIVMENAYLLRLINSIAKG from the coding sequence ATGATAATCAAAACACCGAAAAGATTGCACTTGGGTTTAATTGACCCCTCTGGTTCTTTGGGAAGAAGATTTGGAAGCTTAGGTGTTGCCCTTGAAGAAGGCTACGAGATAAAGCTCATGCCCCATGAAAAGCTCGAAATTAGGGCTGAAGGAGAAGATAAAGAAACGATTAAATTCGTCATTGGAAGGATGAACAAACATTTTAGCACAGGCTTTAACTATCTTGTTGAAGTCAGAAGGACAATTCCAAGACATGTAGGTTTTGGATCAACAACTCAGCTCTCTTTAGCTGTTGGTGTAGGAATAGCAAAGCTAAACAACATAAATGCTAGAATTGAAGAGCTGGCTGAAATTTTTGGAAGAGGAAAAAACAGCGGTGCTGGGATTTATACCTTCAAATACGGCGGCTTTGTTATTGATGGTGGAGTTAAGGAAGGAATACCGCCTTTAATTCTTAGGGAAGAGTTTCCTGAGAATTGGGCTTTTCTTTTAGTGATTCCTCAAGTTAAGAGAGGATTTGACGAAGAGGAGGAAAAGCCCATAATGGCAAGCATTAGAGGTAAACCCGAAATTGCAAAGGAGATAAGCCACAGAATTCTACTTGGACTTCTACCAGCTCTAAAAGAAAGGGACATTAAGACCTTTGGAAAGCATTTGAGTGAAATTCAAAGGTTAGTTGGAAAGCATTTTGAGGATTACCAAGGAGGCGAATTCAGAGAAGATGTGAAGCTAATCCTAGAGTTTTTGAGGGAGAACACCTACGGCTATGGACAGAGTTCATGGGGTCCAACTGTTTACGGGTTGATACGGAAGAGCGAATACTCTATGCTGAAGGCAAAGCTACATGACTTTCTGAAGGATCACGGCATCAAAGCCAAGATAGAGCTTGGAACTCCAAGGAACAAAGGAGCAGAAATTGTAATGGAAAATGCCTATCTGCTGAGGCTGATAAACAGCATAGCGAAGGGATAA
- a CDS encoding N-glycosylase/DNA lyase, translated as MTLDRFITVKHKENKPKIERLKEILKELGIECARTIEEKVDLQFSALEHLHKNLKNDELFIKLVIANAIVSYQLTATGEEWWWEFAEYFSSNPPEKGIVDAYSRFLPASQTNRRLTVAKIKRLEKLESFLIKLKLEDLKNYYYSMTSLRNDLAEVLNSKRNAKTIVFAVKMFGYAGRIAFKEFIPYPMEIEIPDDVRINAYTKRFTNELPTSFWSRIAEEVDIPPLHIDSILWPVLGRHAEVKNRLKKYCSKAELIFELASL; from the coding sequence ATGACCCTCGACCGCTTTATCACAGTCAAACACAAGGAGAACAAGCCAAAAATCGAGAGATTAAAGGAAATCCTTAAAGAGTTGGGCATAGAATGTGCCAGAACTATCGAAGAGAAAGTTGATCTGCAGTTTTCAGCTCTGGAACATCTTCACAAAAATCTCAAAAACGATGAGCTATTCATAAAGCTCGTAATTGCCAACGCAATAGTCAGCTATCAGCTGACTGCCACTGGGGAGGAGTGGTGGTGGGAATTTGCCGAGTATTTCTCTTCGAATCCTCCAGAAAAGGGGATTGTTGATGCTTATTCAAGGTTTTTACCCGCCTCTCAAACTAACAGAAGGCTAACAGTTGCAAAAATTAAAAGGCTTGAAAAGCTCGAGTCCTTTTTAATTAAGCTTAAACTTGAAGATCTCAAGAATTACTACTATTCAATGACGTCTCTAAGAAACGACCTTGCAGAAGTGCTGAATTCCAAAAGAAATGCCAAAACAATAGTCTTTGCTGTGAAGATGTTTGGCTATGCAGGCAGGATAGCATTTAAAGAGTTCATTCCCTATCCAATGGAAATTGAAATTCCAGATGATGTGAGAATAAATGCCTATACAAAGAGATTCACGAACGAGCTACCCACAAGCTTTTGGTCGAGGATTGCAGAAGAGGTTGATATCCCTCCTCTTCACATAGACTCAATTCTCTGGCCCGTTCTTGGGAGGCATGCAGAAGTTAAGAATAGATTGAAAAAATACTGTTCCAAAGCTGAGCTTATTTTTGAGCTGGCTTCCCTTTAG